The proteins below are encoded in one region of Armatimonadota bacterium:
- a CDS encoding zinc ribbon domain-containing protein, whose translation MPIYEYRCENNHTFDLFQPVGAPPPACPTCGRPSRKVYNSVGLIFKGPGFHTTDYRRSSSGGTSGDGKDGKQEAGAKASSGEAGGKPAETAKS comes from the coding sequence ATGCCGATCTATGAGTATCGCTGCGAGAACAACCACACCTTCGACCTCTTCCAGCCCGTCGGCGCCCCGCCGCCGGCCTGCCCCACCTGCGGGCGGCCGAGCCGCAAGGTCTACAACTCGGTGGGCCTGATCTTCAAGGGGCCGGGGTTCCACACCACCGACTACCGCCGCAGCTCGTCCGGCGGGACGTCGGGAGATGGCAAGGACGGCAAGCAGGAGGCGGGAGCGAAGGCCTCCTCGGGTGAGGCGGGTGGGAAGCCCGCCGAAACCGCGAAGTCCTGA
- a CDS encoding DUF58 domain-containing protein, whose protein sequence is MPPAADLLLEPDFLRRLERLSLVSRRLFRSGVRGERRSVTLGRGVEFADYRSYQVGDDYRYIDWNIYSRLDRLFVKLFSEEEDINVHLLVDRSRSMGFPRGTGAPSADGRAVAGTAPPVPAKLDYAVRVAAALGYIGLVNLDRVGVAAFDSRIGPVLAPGRGRSHVFHLFRFLGRLAPEGHSDLAAAMREYVHRTRRRGLAVLLSDLLLPEGLEEGLRLLRYHRFDLFVVHIVSDEDLAPPETGELRLVDSETGRAVEVTVDGPTLAAYARARDRYLAEVEACCRRHQIEYLRATTSVPFDDLILRYLRMGGLIA, encoded by the coding sequence GTGCCGCCCGCCGCCGACTTGCTCCTGGAGCCCGACTTCCTGCGCCGGCTGGAGCGCCTCAGCCTGGTCTCGCGCCGCCTCTTCCGCAGCGGGGTGCGCGGCGAGCGCCGGTCGGTGACCCTGGGGCGGGGGGTGGAGTTCGCCGACTACCGCTCCTACCAGGTGGGGGACGACTACCGGTACATCGACTGGAACATCTACTCGCGCCTGGACCGCCTCTTCGTGAAGCTCTTCAGCGAGGAGGAGGACATCAACGTCCACCTGCTGGTGGACCGCAGCCGGTCGATGGGGTTCCCGCGGGGGACGGGCGCCCCGAGCGCCGACGGGCGGGCCGTCGCGGGGACAGCCCCGCCCGTCCCCGCGAAGCTGGACTACGCCGTGCGCGTGGCGGCGGCCCTCGGCTACATCGGGCTCGTGAACCTCGACCGCGTGGGGGTCGCCGCCTTCGACAGCCGCATCGGCCCCGTGCTGGCCCCGGGGCGCGGGCGCAGCCACGTCTTCCACCTCTTCCGCTTCCTGGGCCGCCTCGCCCCCGAGGGCCACAGCGACCTGGCCGCCGCCATGCGCGAGTACGTCCACCGCACGCGCCGCCGGGGGCTGGCCGTCCTCCTCTCCGACCTCCTCCTACCGGAGGGTCTGGAGGAGGGGCTGCGGCTGCTGCGCTACCACCGGTTCGACCTCTTCGTCGTCCACATCGTCAGCGACGAGGACCTGGCGCCGCCCGAGACGGGCGAGCTGCGCCTGGTGGACAGCGAGACGGGACGGGCGGTGGAGGTGACGGTGGACGGCCCCACCCTGGCCGCCTACGCCCGCGCCCGCGACCGCTACCTGGCCGAGGTGGAGGCGTGCTGCCGACGCCACCAGATCGAGTACCTGCGGGCCACCACCTCGGTGCCCTTCGACGACCTGATCCTGCGCTACCTGCGCATGGGAGGGCTGATCGCGTGA
- a CDS encoding VWA domain-containing protein — MTLGAPAALWLLLAVPLLVLLHMLRARREARVVSSVLFWQHAVRDLQTRFPVRRLERSLLLLLQVLAVTSLALALARPSLTLPGAGGPALAIVLDTSLSMQATDVPPSRFARAQAEALALLARGGSGRPAMVVAAGPRPRIVHDLSRDATSLAAAVRRLRPTDGRADLEGAVELAAAQRAEGRAVQVVLFTDRPWPATPGMTVHQVGTPAPNVAVTRATVRVGDDGQDALLVEVANLSPQPRRVRVQATWPDGATTAAVLALGPEERAVRVWPARSDGVVRAAVRASDGQPLGDALPADDAAEVVVGEALRPRVLLVSPGNPFLEAALDALPVREVRRAARADPAAWGAFDLVVLDRTPPVALPPGRYIVVGTVPEGLPVRATERARGLTVTRAEEGHPLLRAVDLVGTRVDEAAVLRPRGGQVLAEGQVPLLWLFEDGARRVLLVPFDLARSDLPLSPAFPILLANAVEWLAGPVEVPAGEAPLLPAVPGPVLLVGPDGGSTPVRVHQGLLALPALDRAGVYRVRGEGWERALVVTRPGAEESDLRAPPPAPPGGRAPDAATRRVEVWAPLLAAAVLLLGVEWLLWRRSLPPPPRRARGRPRPLHAVRWVVVALLVLGLAGVEVARGGGDLAVVFAVDLSRSVPYEARERALGLMRRVAAAAHPGTRFGVVTFAGSARVAEGLTAKPRFPLPPPADPDRTDIGAAVRAALTVLPPVGHRRVVLLTDGQDTAGEVAAAMARARLAGVEVGVVPLADGVDADVAVEGVRAPPVVHSGERYTVEVAVESTAPASGTVRLLADGREVWRRAVAVPAGRSVWRIPHAAAGPGVVRYTAEVRAAPDAREENNRGHAAVAVAGPPAVLYVAAEPGPLPAWLAAQGLRVRTVPPEALPADAAGLTAYAAVVLDDVAATRLSPPQMRALHDYVAAAGGGLVAVGGLHAFGVGGYAGTDLEAALPVSMDVRHRVALPSLALVLVIDASGSMGSFGPETPKVELAKEAAQATIDLLGEQDLIGVLAFDQEPRWLVRPTRARDRGRILQLVSRLTAGGGTNMAPALREAHRALRGARARIKHVIVLSDGQTEPGDFERIVGQMRADRITVSSVAIGADADRALMRNLAAWGRGRSYVTRDLYSIPQIFTAEALLATRAYLVEERTRPVAAPDSPLVRGLTPPPLRGYVATAPKPAATLHLVTPQEDPLLATWQYGLGRALAFTSDARPRWAVEWVRWPDAARFWSRAVRWAMGTVGETAEVAVRADDRHVHVVVDARAPDGTLRTDLQVEARLSGDPSATAALVARLPQTAPGRYEGSLPARGSGLAVVTVAVRRGAQRLGVVRRYVAVPSPPDLRPQPPGAVGRLVEGAGVWPLAGVEEILAPVPGSPAQPRRAWPWLTAAAVALFLGEITCRRLPVVGEWVGRAGALAAAWLRRRPAPPAPEDLEYDAADRWRVFETEEAALRRASMEQAARLYIARLRQQQGGEEGTPPTTGAGGGERSGGRTLRP, encoded by the coding sequence GTGACGCTGGGGGCGCCGGCGGCGCTGTGGCTGCTGCTGGCCGTCCCGCTGCTCGTGCTGCTGCACATGCTGCGGGCGCGGCGCGAGGCGCGGGTGGTCAGCAGCGTGCTCTTCTGGCAGCACGCCGTGCGCGACCTCCAGACACGCTTCCCCGTCCGCCGGCTGGAGCGCAGCCTCCTCCTGCTGCTGCAGGTGCTGGCCGTGACGTCGCTGGCGCTGGCGCTGGCCCGCCCCTCCCTGACCCTGCCCGGGGCGGGCGGTCCGGCGCTGGCCATCGTCCTCGACACCTCGCTTAGCATGCAGGCGACCGACGTCCCTCCCAGCCGCTTCGCCCGGGCGCAGGCGGAGGCGCTGGCGCTGCTGGCGCGGGGCGGGAGCGGACGGCCGGCGATGGTCGTGGCGGCTGGCCCCCGCCCCCGGATCGTGCACGACCTGTCGCGCGACGCGACGTCGCTCGCGGCGGCGGTACGGCGCCTGCGCCCCACCGACGGGCGCGCCGACCTGGAGGGCGCAGTCGAGCTCGCAGCGGCACAGCGCGCCGAGGGCCGGGCCGTGCAGGTCGTCCTCTTCACCGACCGCCCCTGGCCGGCCACCCCCGGGATGACGGTCCACCAGGTGGGGACGCCCGCTCCCAACGTCGCCGTCACGCGGGCGACGGTGCGCGTGGGGGACGACGGACAGGACGCGCTCCTCGTCGAGGTGGCCAACCTGAGCCCGCAGCCGCGCCGGGTGCGGGTGCAGGCGACGTGGCCCGACGGCGCCACCACCGCGGCGGTGCTGGCGCTGGGGCCGGAGGAGCGCGCCGTGCGCGTGTGGCCGGCTCGCAGCGACGGGGTCGTGCGCGCGGCCGTGCGCGCCTCCGACGGGCAGCCGCTGGGGGACGCCCTCCCCGCCGACGACGCGGCGGAGGTCGTGGTGGGGGAGGCCCTCCGCCCGCGCGTCCTGCTGGTGAGCCCCGGCAACCCGTTCCTGGAGGCGGCGCTGGACGCCCTCCCGGTGCGGGAGGTGCGCCGCGCCGCGCGTGCGGACCCCGCGGCGTGGGGCGCCTTCGACCTGGTCGTCCTCGACCGCACGCCCCCCGTGGCGCTGCCGCCCGGGCGCTACATCGTCGTCGGGACCGTCCCCGAGGGGCTGCCGGTGCGCGCGACGGAGCGGGCGCGCGGCCTGACCGTGACGCGCGCGGAGGAGGGTCACCCGTTGCTGCGGGCCGTGGACCTGGTGGGGACACGGGTGGACGAGGCCGCGGTGCTGCGCCCGCGCGGCGGCCAGGTCCTCGCCGAGGGGCAGGTCCCCCTCCTGTGGCTCTTCGAGGACGGCGCGCGCCGCGTGCTCCTCGTCCCCTTCGACCTGGCGCGCTCCGACCTGCCGCTCTCGCCGGCCTTCCCGATCCTCCTGGCCAACGCCGTGGAGTGGCTGGCCGGGCCGGTGGAGGTGCCCGCCGGCGAGGCGCCGCTTCTGCCGGCGGTCCCGGGGCCCGTCCTCCTGGTCGGGCCGGACGGCGGCAGCACCCCCGTCCGCGTGCACCAGGGCCTCCTGGCGCTCCCGGCGCTCGACCGCGCCGGCGTCTACCGGGTGCGCGGCGAGGGGTGGGAGCGCGCGCTGGTCGTCACCCGCCCCGGGGCGGAGGAGTCCGACCTGCGTGCCCCCCCGCCCGCGCCCCCCGGCGGGAGGGCGCCGGACGCCGCCACGCGCCGGGTGGAGGTGTGGGCGCCGCTGCTCGCGGCGGCCGTCCTCCTCCTGGGGGTGGAGTGGCTGCTGTGGCGGCGCAGCCTCCCGCCCCCGCCGCGCCGGGCCCGCGGCCGCCCGCGCCCCCTGCACGCGGTGCGCTGGGTGGTGGTGGCGCTGCTGGTGCTGGGGCTCGCCGGCGTCGAGGTGGCGCGCGGCGGCGGCGACCTGGCCGTAGTCTTCGCCGTCGACCTCTCCCGGAGCGTCCCCTACGAGGCCCGCGAGCGCGCGCTGGGCCTGATGCGGCGGGTCGCGGCCGCCGCCCACCCGGGGACGCGCTTTGGAGTCGTCACCTTCGCCGGCAGCGCGCGCGTGGCCGAGGGCCTGACCGCCAAGCCGCGCTTCCCCCTGCCGCCGCCGGCCGACCCCGACCGCACCGACATCGGCGCGGCCGTCCGCGCCGCCCTCACCGTGCTGCCGCCGGTCGGGCACCGCCGCGTGGTGCTCCTCACCGACGGGCAGGACACCGCCGGCGAGGTGGCCGCGGCCATGGCCCGGGCGCGCCTGGCCGGCGTGGAGGTGGGCGTGGTCCCCCTCGCCGACGGCGTCGACGCGGACGTGGCGGTGGAGGGGGTGCGGGCGCCGCCGGTGGTCCACTCCGGGGAACGGTACACCGTCGAGGTCGCGGTCGAGAGCACCGCGCCGGCCTCCGGCACCGTGCGTCTGCTGGCGGACGGCCGGGAGGTGTGGCGGCGCGCCGTGGCCGTCCCCGCCGGGCGGAGCGTCTGGCGCATCCCCCACGCCGCCGCCGGGCCGGGCGTGGTGCGCTACACTGCCGAGGTGCGCGCCGCGCCCGACGCCCGCGAGGAGAACAACCGCGGCCACGCCGCCGTGGCCGTGGCGGGTCCGCCCGCGGTGCTCTACGTGGCGGCCGAGCCCGGGCCGCTGCCGGCCTGGCTCGCCGCCCAGGGCCTGCGCGTGCGCACCGTCCCGCCGGAGGCCCTCCCCGCCGACGCGGCCGGCCTCACCGCGTACGCCGCCGTGGTGCTGGACGACGTGGCGGCCACGCGCCTCTCCCCGCCGCAGATGCGCGCGCTCCACGACTACGTGGCGGCGGCCGGCGGCGGGCTCGTGGCGGTGGGCGGGCTGCACGCCTTCGGGGTGGGCGGGTACGCCGGAACCGACCTGGAGGCGGCCCTGCCGGTGAGCATGGACGTGCGCCACCGCGTGGCGCTGCCGTCGCTGGCGCTGGTGCTGGTCATCGACGCCTCCGGCAGCATGGGCAGCTTCGGCCCGGAGACGCCCAAGGTGGAGCTGGCCAAGGAGGCGGCACAGGCCACCATCGACCTGCTGGGCGAGCAGGACCTCATCGGCGTCCTGGCCTTCGACCAGGAGCCGCGCTGGCTGGTCCGCCCCACGCGGGCGCGCGACCGCGGGCGGATCCTGCAGCTGGTGAGCCGCCTCACCGCCGGCGGCGGGACGAATATGGCTCCGGCCCTACGCGAGGCCCACCGGGCGCTCCGCGGGGCCCGCGCCCGCATCAAGCACGTCATCGTCCTCTCCGACGGGCAGACCGAGCCCGGGGACTTCGAGCGCATCGTCGGGCAGATGCGCGCCGACCGCATCACGGTGAGCAGCGTGGCCATCGGCGCCGACGCCGACCGGGCGCTCATGCGCAACCTGGCCGCGTGGGGCCGGGGGCGCAGCTACGTCACCCGCGACCTCTACTCCATCCCCCAGATCTTCACGGCGGAGGCGCTGCTGGCCACCCGTGCCTACCTCGTCGAGGAGCGGACGCGCCCGGTGGCCGCGCCGGACTCCCCCCTGGTGCGCGGCCTGACCCCGCCGCCGCTGCGCGGCTACGTGGCCACCGCCCCCAAGCCCGCCGCCACGTTGCACCTGGTGACGCCGCAGGAGGACCCGCTGCTGGCCACCTGGCAGTACGGGCTGGGGCGCGCGCTGGCCTTCACCTCGGACGCGCGGCCGCGCTGGGCAGTGGAGTGGGTGCGCTGGCCGGACGCGGCGCGTTTCTGGTCGCGCGCGGTGCGCTGGGCCATGGGGACGGTGGGGGAGACGGCCGAGGTGGCGGTCAGGGCCGACGACCGGCACGTGCACGTGGTCGTGGACGCCCGCGCTCCCGACGGCACGCTGCGCACCGACCTGCAGGTGGAGGCGCGGCTCAGTGGCGACCCGTCCGCCACGGCGGCGCTGGTGGCCCGGCTGCCCCAAACCGCCCCGGGCCGCTACGAGGGGTCGCTGCCCGCGCGCGGCTCGGGACTGGCCGTCGTGACCGTGGCGGTGCGGCGCGGCGCGCAGCGGCTGGGGGTGGTGCGGCGGTACGTCGCCGTGCCCTCCCCGCCCGACCTACGCCCCCAGCCGCCGGGAGCGGTCGGCCGCCTGGTCGAGGGGGCCGGCGTGTGGCCGCTGGCCGGCGTGGAGGAGATCCTGGCGCCGGTCCCGGGCAGCCCGGCGCAGCCGCGCCGGGCGTGGCCGTGGCTCACGGCGGCCGCCGTCGCGCTCTTCCTCGGGGAGATCACCTGCCGCCGGCTCCCGGTGGTCGGCGAGTGGGTGGGGCGCGCCGGCGCGCTGGCCGCCGCCTGGCTGCGGCGCCGGCCCGCGCCGCCGGCGCCCGAGGACCTGGAGTACGACGCGGCGGACCGCTGGCGCGTCTTCGAGACCGAGGAGGCGGCGCTGCGGCGCGCCAGCATGGAGCAGGCGGCCCGCCTGTACATCGCCCGGCTGCGGCAGCAGCAGGGGGGCGAGGAGGGGACCCCGCCGACCACGGGGGCTGGAGGAGGGGAGCGCTCCGGCGGGCGAACTCTCCGACCATGA
- a CDS encoding nucleotidyltransferase domain-containing protein encodes MERRAERHLQALLQFARDDPDVIAVLLFGSRARGEADAASDVDACLVLRPEAAQEAGRKRLDYLGRVDLDVVVYQALPLYVRQRVLRDGRVLLIKDQDLLYDIAIQTVRAWEDYRHLYRDFLERVARDRP; translated from the coding sequence ATGGAGAGGCGGGCCGAACGGCACCTCCAGGCACTGCTCCAGTTCGCGCGGGACGACCCGGACGTCATCGCCGTGCTGCTCTTCGGCAGCAGGGCCCGCGGCGAGGCGGACGCCGCGTCGGATGTGGACGCCTGTCTCGTCCTGCGCCCGGAGGCGGCGCAGGAGGCGGGCCGCAAGCGGCTCGACTACCTCGGCCGGGTCGACCTGGACGTCGTGGTCTACCAGGCCTTGCCGCTCTACGTGCGGCAGCGGGTGTTGCGGGACGGACGAGTGTTGCTCATCAAGGACCAGGACCTGCTCTACGACATCGCCATTCAGACGGTGCGGGCCTGGGAGGACTACAGGCACCTGTACCGCGACTTCCTGGAGAGGGTGGCCCGTGATCGACCGTGA
- a CDS encoding MoxR family ATPase, translated as MTPETFRETFERLRREVQRVIVGHEALIEEVLIAMLAGGHVLLEGVPGLGKTLLVRTLAQTLDLRYSRIQFTPDLMPADIIGTNVVMQDAAGRRFFDFQRGPIFSQIVLADEINRATPKTQSALLEAMQEHAVTAAGVHYPLEEPFFVLATQNPIEMEGTYPLPEAQVDRFLFKLRVAFPTPRDLVTILDRTTGPEVPTPARVATAADVLAMQALAREVTVASHVKEYVARLVRATHPEADGAASLARRYLRYGASPRGAQALLLAGKVRALVHGRTNVAFEDLRALALPALRHRLILNFEGEAEGIDPDDVVRNALEEVPELGARV; from the coding sequence ATGACGCCCGAGACCTTCCGCGAGACCTTCGAGCGCCTGCGCCGCGAGGTGCAGCGCGTCATCGTCGGCCACGAGGCGCTCATCGAGGAGGTCCTCATCGCCATGCTGGCCGGCGGGCACGTCCTCCTGGAGGGGGTCCCGGGGCTCGGCAAGACGCTGCTGGTCCGGACGCTGGCCCAGACGCTCGACCTGCGCTACTCGCGCATCCAGTTCACCCCGGACCTCATGCCGGCGGACATCATCGGCACCAACGTGGTGATGCAGGACGCCGCCGGCCGGCGCTTCTTCGACTTCCAGCGCGGGCCCATCTTCTCGCAGATCGTGCTGGCGGACGAGATCAACCGGGCCACCCCCAAGACTCAGTCGGCGCTGCTGGAGGCGATGCAGGAGCATGCCGTCACCGCCGCCGGCGTCCACTACCCGCTGGAGGAGCCCTTCTTCGTCCTGGCCACCCAGAACCCCATCGAGATGGAGGGCACCTACCCGCTGCCGGAGGCGCAGGTCGACCGCTTCCTCTTCAAGCTGCGCGTGGCCTTCCCCACGCCGCGCGACCTGGTGACGATCCTCGACCGCACCACCGGTCCGGAGGTCCCCACCCCCGCCCGCGTGGCCACCGCCGCCGACGTGCTGGCGATGCAGGCGCTGGCGCGGGAGGTGACGGTGGCCAGCCACGTCAAGGAGTACGTGGCCCGGCTGGTGCGGGCCACCCACCCCGAGGCCGACGGCGCCGCCTCCCTGGCCCGGCGCTACCTGCGCTACGGCGCCAGCCCACGCGGGGCGCAGGCGCTGCTGCTGGCGGGCAAGGTGCGGGCGCTGGTGCACGGCCGCACCAACGTGGCCTTCGAGGACCTGCGCGCCCTGGCGCTGCCGGCGCTGCGCCACCGCCTCATCCTGAACTTCGAGGGGGAGGCCGAGGGCATCGACCCCGACGACGTCGTGCGCAACGCGCTGGAGGAGGTCCCCGAACTGGGCGCGCGCGTCTAG